The following are encoded together in the Bradymonas sediminis genome:
- a CDS encoding TatD family hydrolase: MKIFDAQMRSDICSNADLQNLHYFETECVITCAHAPRKFERAEDLLGYFEALLGEERARLIGCGLKPYVALGVLPSAVPRRSHFEVWRALPALLKRPEVVALGEVGAWADDARQWALFERQVKIARDLGSPRSGQKRRVAGLPMICTPPEGLRVNMTFKMMQRVEKLGMAPGRVMMNRLDDRLIEAVVREGFVAGVSVGTSNLKPRASARVLADLIQTLGSAEGIVLNSALRAGGADILGVPKTIVALQDLGVDAESIEKMVYGNAKALFLDNANRVTA, from the coding sequence TTGAAGATCTTTGACGCCCAGATGCGCAGCGATATTTGCTCGAACGCAGACCTTCAGAATCTGCATTATTTCGAGACCGAGTGCGTGATCACCTGCGCGCACGCGCCGCGAAAATTTGAGCGCGCCGAAGACCTTCTCGGGTATTTCGAGGCGTTGCTGGGCGAGGAGCGCGCGCGCCTGATTGGCTGTGGGCTCAAACCCTATGTCGCCCTGGGCGTGCTGCCGAGCGCGGTCCCCCGGCGCTCGCATTTCGAGGTCTGGCGCGCGCTGCCCGCGCTATTGAAGCGCCCCGAGGTGGTCGCGCTTGGCGAGGTCGGGGCGTGGGCGGATGACGCGCGTCAATGGGCCTTATTTGAGCGTCAGGTTAAGATCGCCCGCGACCTCGGCTCGCCCCGCTCGGGCCAAAAAAGGCGCGTCGCCGGGTTGCCGATGATCTGCACCCCGCCCGAGGGGCTTCGGGTGAATATGACCTTTAAGATGATGCAGCGGGTCGAGAAGTTGGGCATGGCGCCCGGGCGCGTGATGATGAATCGGCTCGATGACCGTCTTATCGAGGCGGTGGTGCGCGAGGGCTTTGTGGCCGGGGTGAGCGTCGGGACGTCGAACCTTAAACCCCGAGCGTCCGCGCGGGTGCTGGCCGACCTGATTCAGACGCTCGGGAGCGCCGAGGGCATCGTGCTCAATAGCGCGCTTCGCGCCGGGGGCGCCGATATCCTGGGCGTCCCCAAGACGATCGTCGCCCTGCAGGATTTAGGCGTAGACGCCGAGAGCATCGAGAAGATGGTCTACGGCAACGCGAAGGCGTTATTTTTGGACAATGCCAACCGGGTCACGGCCTAG
- the rsmA gene encoding 16S rRNA (adenine(1518)-N(6)/adenine(1519)-N(6))-dimethyltransferase RsmA, giving the protein MEPLQTAGELVRRYERQAKKRFGQHFLVDPNILGGIAAAANIVEGDRVLEIGPGPGTLSTTILGLGANVLAVELDRDLVAFLGEVLAPHPGFDLIEGDILAQNLAEILADYDAKFVADSPGDAPLAKWKCAANLPYNVATEVFFRLADVMERFDSLALMFQREVALRFVAGCGDNEYGVLALMSQLYADSEIVMTLPPGAFRPPPRVHSAVVRFQPIAGTRIPDPELRKAFKTLVRQSFQTRRKTLPNALNSTGIPKPRLKEAIEAVGLDLRVRPERVSFDEFVALATELRADLAL; this is encoded by the coding sequence TTGGAGCCACTTCAAACGGCCGGTGAGCTAGTTCGCCGCTACGAACGACAAGCTAAAAAACGCTTCGGCCAGCACTTTCTGGTTGACCCCAATATTCTGGGGGGCATCGCCGCGGCCGCAAATATCGTCGAGGGCGACCGCGTCCTCGAGATTGGCCCCGGCCCGGGCACCCTCAGCACGACCATCCTCGGGCTCGGCGCGAATGTGTTGGCCGTGGAGTTGGACCGTGACCTCGTCGCCTTCTTGGGCGAAGTTCTGGCGCCGCACCCCGGCTTCGACCTTATCGAAGGCGATATCCTCGCGCAGAACCTCGCCGAGATATTGGCGGATTACGACGCCAAATTCGTGGCCGATTCCCCGGGGGACGCGCCCCTTGCGAAGTGGAAATGCGCCGCAAACCTTCCCTATAACGTCGCCACCGAGGTCTTCTTTCGCCTCGCCGATGTGATGGAGCGCTTCGACTCGCTGGCGTTGATGTTCCAGCGCGAGGTCGCGCTGCGTTTTGTCGCGGGCTGTGGCGACAACGAGTACGGCGTGCTCGCCCTTATGAGCCAGCTCTACGCGGATTCCGAAATCGTGATGACCCTGCCGCCCGGCGCGTTTCGCCCGCCGCCGCGCGTGCATAGCGCGGTGGTGCGTTTTCAGCCCATCGCAGGCACCCGAATCCCCGACCCCGAGCTTCGAAAGGCCTTTAAGACGTTGGTTCGACAGTCTTTTCAGACTCGCCGAAAGACCCTGCCCAACGCGCTTAATTCGACCGGCATCCCGAAGCCTCGCCTCAAGGAAGCGATCGAAGCGGTCGGCTTGGACCTGCGTGTTCGCCCGGAGCGAGTCTCCTTTGATGAGTTTGTCGCGCTGGCCACTGAATTGCGCGCTGACCTCGCGTTATAA
- the moaC gene encoding cyclic pyranopterin monophosphate synthase MoaC → MSEFSHIDKSGKANMVDVGAKDTTAREAIARGFISMNEETLKAVSQRRIVKGEVLQVARIAGIMGAKRTWELIPMCHAVPIDKVGVRFRAMPEAGGIAIEAVARCSAKTGVEMEALTAVSMAALTIYDMCKAMDKSMSIGAVHLAKKTGGKSGEFRHASPPGPDFSAINADDWE, encoded by the coding sequence ATGAGTGAGTTTAGTCATATAGATAAGTCTGGCAAAGCCAATATGGTCGACGTTGGGGCCAAGGATACCACCGCGCGCGAGGCGATCGCGCGTGGGTTCATTTCGATGAATGAGGAGACGCTAAAAGCGGTCTCTCAACGTCGTATAGTGAAGGGAGAGGTGTTGCAAGTCGCTCGAATCGCCGGGATCATGGGGGCCAAGCGAACCTGGGAGTTAATCCCCATGTGTCACGCGGTGCCGATCGACAAAGTCGGGGTGCGATTTCGCGCGATGCCCGAGGCCGGCGGCATCGCCATTGAGGCGGTGGCGCGCTGCAGCGCAAAGACCGGTGTCGAGATGGAAGCGCTCACCGCGGTGAGCATGGCCGCGCTGACGATCTACGATATGTGCAAGGCGATGGATAAATCGATGAGCATCGGCGCGGTGCATCTGGCCAAGAAGACCGGCGGTAAATCCGGAGAGTTCCGGCACGCCTCGCCGCCCGGGCCGGATTTTAGTGCCATTAACGCCGACGATTGGGAGTGA
- a CDS encoding tetratricopeptide repeat protein, producing the protein MSAITPRKTSHLLLVSALATGALGLGLSGCSSQSPAQVSKDSTDSEKSIEPTSKTRPTPPPVEPKLSAEAEKYLEDARAELDAKEFSAARAMIELSATQDAAGQPVFHSKARALLAELERAVADKAVEDGDLQKAYEHRRLAAEAEPAPALGSKDLVQAILVGQQIGVMAEELAPMASQAVDLQTSNAEAQTLAAQLWDDAAEPARALPYYQWLYKVSPDNITASTRLATILLEEQKIQDARRLFEEIYQAHPDHIIAGIQLADIYATLGTHDRANAVYEELLAAQPESSGILMRYARYLEGRGEHERAAAMKARAQANMPGIKKKKMRKLR; encoded by the coding sequence ATGTCCGCAATCACCCCTCGGAAAACTTCGCACCTGCTGCTGGTCAGCGCGCTGGCGACCGGGGCGCTTGGGCTCGGCCTGAGCGGATGTTCCTCCCAATCGCCCGCTCAGGTTTCGAAGGACTCCACGGACTCCGAGAAGTCGATTGAGCCGACCTCGAAGACGCGCCCCACGCCGCCGCCGGTGGAGCCGAAGCTCAGCGCGGAGGCCGAGAAATATCTCGAAGATGCGCGCGCCGAGCTCGATGCCAAGGAATTCAGCGCCGCGCGGGCGATGATTGAGCTGTCGGCCACGCAAGACGCCGCCGGCCAGCCCGTCTTCCATAGCAAGGCCCGAGCGCTGCTGGCCGAATTGGAGCGCGCGGTCGCCGACAAGGCCGTGGAAGACGGCGACCTTCAGAAAGCCTACGAGCACCGACGCTTGGCCGCCGAGGCCGAGCCGGCGCCGGCGCTTGGCTCCAAGGACCTGGTGCAAGCCATTCTTGTCGGCCAGCAAATCGGGGTGATGGCCGAGGAATTGGCGCCGATGGCAAGCCAGGCGGTCGACTTACAGACCAGCAACGCCGAGGCTCAAACGCTGGCCGCCCAGCTCTGGGACGACGCCGCCGAACCCGCCCGCGCCCTGCCCTATTATCAGTGGTTATATAAGGTGTCGCCCGACAATATTACGGCGAGCACACGCCTGGCGACGATCCTTTTGGAGGAGCAGAAAATCCAGGACGCCCGCCGACTTTTCGAAGAAATCTACCAGGCCCACCCCGACCATATCATCGCGGGCATCCAACTCGCCGATATCTACGCGACCCTCGGCACCCATGATCGCGCGAACGCGGTCTACGAGGAATTGCTGGCCGCTCAACCCGAGAGTTCGGGCATCCTGATGCGCTACGCGCGCTATCTGGAAGGACGCGGCGAGCACGAGCGCGCGGCCGCGATGAAGGCGCGCGCTCAGGCGAATATGCCGGGAATTAAGAAGAAGAAGATGCGTAAATTGCGCTGA